The genomic window TGTCCAAGATGAGCATCACACAATGCACATAATGCTTCAGTCCTGATCATCATATGGCTTTTATCCACCTCAGTCCTAATATTTTCATCTGCAACCGGTTTCCAGAAGCTCGGCCAGCCAGTGCCAGATTCAAATTTCGTTTTTGAATCAAATAAATCAATATCACAACAAACACACTTGTAAATGCCGTCTTCATGACAATCATGGTATTTTCCAGTAAAGGCAAGTTCCGTACCTTTTTTTCTTGCTACATTAAACTGTTCAGGCGTTAAAATTTGTTTCCATTCATCATCTGTCTTTTCTATTTTTTCCATGAAAACCATCTTTCCTTTTTCCACGGAGTAAATAGGTATTTTTTCAGATGCATTATTTTTCATATACCAATTTTAGTATTTCTTTATCTAAATAATTTATTATTAAAAAAATAGATTTAATCGATCTAAAAATGTACATGATGTTTTATCTGTGGGAACTGCCATGTGGACATTTTCTTAGTGAATTGTAAGATAATACGTTATGTTTTTATACTAATGTTTTATTATATTTATAATAATGAATGAAATCCCTGTCTTGCAAACCAAACTTAAAAAATATGAGAGAAAGTCAAAGAAAAAATCTGCAGACGGTAAAGAACATGTTACCAGAAGATACATGATTCCAATTAAAAAGGATCAAATAGAAGGTAGCAAGTTTGAAAATGTCGAGGATATCGTCATTTTAAGTAATGATGATTTTAATTATGAAATAGAGAAATCAAAAAATGCAGCGTCATTAATTAAAGAATTAGAACTTTCTTTGAAAGATAGAGACAAGGATATTCAACGTATTCACGAAACTAAAAATAAATTAAAAAAGATTGAATCAGAGTTTGCTGTTATCAGAGAAAACTATGCTAATGCGCTAAAAGAGCTTGAATTAAAAAATAGGGAGATAATGAAAATTAATAATGAATATAATGATCTTATAAGTGAGAACAAAGGATTAAAAAGAGAAGTAAAAAGATTAACAGATTTACGTACTCTAGAAAAAGAATCTCTCCGCATTAAAACAAATGAAATTGAAATAACTAAAGAGGAATATAATAAACTGAAAAAAAGCCATGAATTACTCTGGAATGTTGTTCGTGAAAAAGATAAAACAATCAAAGGTTTAGAAGAAAAAGGAGTTATGAGCAGTTTACTAAAAAAAATTATAAAAAAAGATGACCGTAAATAAAAGCGTTTAATCAGTTATAATAGAATCTAAAAGATATTATGCGGATCATTTAATGATTTTTTTCAATGCCTTATTTGCCACTTTTTTGAAATCTTTATCCCCTTTTGCAGCTCTTCGTGCTTTTTTAATAGGATCAACAGCCCTTTCATCACCCAAATCTCCAAGGGCTTTAAGTGCAGCCATTCGTACTCCCCAATCATCATCGTTTAAAGTTTCAATTAAAGGGTCTAATGCTTTTAAGTCTCCCATTTCTCCCAGTGATTTTGCTGCAAATTTCCTTACAGCAAAGTTTTCATCATTTAAAACATCTATCAGGTTATTCACAACACTGGTATCTCCTATGTCTTTAAGCGCAAGAGTAGCGTACTTTTTCATATTTCCATCTTCATCAGTTTTTAAGGCATTAATCAGGGGTTTTACTGCAGGTTTTCCTATTAAAGCAAGAGATTTAGCAGCTTGAAACCGTACTTCAGGGTTACTATCCTTAAATGCTTCAATTAAAGCTTGAATCCCATTAGAATTTTCTGATTTACCAATTTCTTCTGCAGCTCTCTTTCTAACTTCAGCATCATCATCTTTTAAATTAAGTATAAAATCTTCTAAAGATTTATTTTCATCATTCACAATATCATCCCATCTCAATTTATTAAAATAATTATTAGAATTCCTTAATTTCATTTAATTATCTATATTACTATTATATCTTGATAATCAATTAATATTTTTCTATTCGAACTAAATGAAAGGCAAT from Methanobacterium sp. includes these protein-coding regions:
- a CDS encoding HEAT repeat domain-containing protein, whose protein sequence is MVNDENKSLEDFILNLKDDDAEVRKRAAEEIGKSENSNGIQALIEAFKDSNPEVRFQAAKSLALIGKPAVKPLINALKTDEDGNMKKYATLALKDIGDTSVVNNLIDVLNDENFAVRKFAAKSLGEMGDLKALDPLIETLNDDDWGVRMAALKALGDLGDERAVDPIKKARRAAKGDKDFKKVANKALKKIIK
- the msrB gene encoding peptide-methionine (R)-S-oxide reductase MsrB, whose protein sequence is MVFMEKIEKTDDEWKQILTPEQFNVARKKGTELAFTGKYHDCHEDGIYKCVCCDIDLFDSKTKFESGTGWPSFWKPVADENIRTEVDKSHMMIRTEALCALCDAHLGHIFDDGPPPTGKRYCMNSASLKFVKRP